The genomic stretch CGCAAGGCAAAGAAAAATCTGGAACTTTTGCCTGCGGAGCAAAAACAGCAATATAAAGAATTGCTGAAACAATATCCTGATATCTTGATGAACTATTTGCTTGCCTACGAAAGCAATAGTAATCTGGCTGCAGGCAATCCGGAAGATGTAAAAAGCAATTATCTGGCAATCTGTGCTTTGCTGAATAAAAAAGGTCTGAGGTATCCTGTTGATTTTTTCCTTTCCTATATAGCCAAGCAAACCGTTTCCGATGAACCCCTAACGGCATATCGGGAACAATTATTAAAAGATGGGCTGCAGAATATTATCAATATAAGCAATACCGATCTGGAAATGTTTCGTTCCATTACTCTCTGGTGTGTTTCCAGAATTCAATTTCAACAGACCTCAGGGCGCGATCAAAGTCCCCTGGATATAGTGCAAAATTCCTTAATCGGACGCTGTGAAGAAATGCAGATTTTACTTGTTTCCGCCTGCAGAACAATTGGGCTTCCTGCTCGTCCTGCATATACACCCTGGTGGGCTCATAGAGATAATAATCATGCCTGGACGGAAATCTATTTGGACGGCAAATGGCATTATACCGGCGATATGGATATGGCTTGGTTTCCTGATAATGCCTGGTTTAGCGATTTGGTGGATAAAACAGCCCTGATTTTGGCAGATGGAACTTTAACTTCCCGCAATGATGAAGTGTTGCTGAAAGGTAAATATGAAACCCTAATCAATTCCACAGCAAATTATACAAAAGAGCGAAGCCGGAAAGTGAAAATTAAAGTGACGGATGCTAATAATAAACCAATACCGGATGCCAATGTAATTCCAATGGTCTTCAACTGGGGTTCTTTAAGGTCGTTGATTAATTTAACTACCGATAAAAATGGTTATCTGGAATTTACTACCGGTAGAGGTAGTTTTTATCTTTCGGTTTATGCTCAAGACGGTAAAGCTCTCGTTTTAATTCCTTCCAATGAGGAAAAAACGATAGAAATGACAATTAGTATAAATAACAACGACTTTTCAGGCGGTTGGGATACTTTGGAATATCCTGAAGTTCCAGGAGAAAGCAAAACTCAACCTGCAGAATATATCAATGCGGTAAATTTGGAAAAACAACTCTGGCAGGAAAAACAAACCGCTTTTGAAAATGCTGCCCGGAATACTAAGATTACGGACGATTCCCTGGCAATCAATGTGGCTCTTGCCTGCCGGGGAAATTATGCCTCTTTTTGGGAATTTTATCAGCGCAATCCCAATCCGGACAGTAAATTTTTAACCTTTCTATTGGACGGTGACCCCAAACTTCTATGGCAGGCAACTGCAGAACAGTTGGAAGCCCTTTACGAGAACTGGATAAGATTGGATGAACCGGAAACGGATGAAGAAAAAGTGATGAGCTTATTTTCTCCCGTTGCATATTATGAAGACCTGCCAAAACCGATACTCTACAAAAACGGAAAAGCACAACTGTATCCGGAATCGTTTCGTTATGGCTATGCTCATTCCCGCGAAGGGGTTATCAAAGTGCTTTCCAAATTAAAACAAAAATACAACATCAAACCCCAAAAAGCATTAAGCGGTCTTCCGCCTCTGCATATTTTAATTCAGCAGAAGAATTTAACTGCTACTCAATATAAAATAATGGCTGTTTATTTGCTTCGGGCTAATGCTTATCCTACAGAATTTGTCCGTATTCCGAATTTGGTTTCGGTGTTTATTGATGGTGACTGGCAATATGTGAATGTAGAAAAATGTGCCTGGGAAGATATTTCCCGAGATAACCAAAGCAAAACCTTTGAATTTACTCTGCAAATTAAAGATACTCAGGGCAATCCTATTGAGGTTGGAGAAGAACAACTTACTCTTTGCCATTATGCCGAAGGAATTTTCTATCCTTTAAACGAAAATTTAAGGTCTTTGGGCTCGGGAAAATATAATGGTGTTTTTCCTGTTTCAGATGTCTGGCTGCAGTTTGGTTATCGGGTTTCAGACAACCAAACGAAGGTTTTTCTGCAGCCCCTGAAACCCAAAGCGGGGGATTCTCTTACCCGGGAACTGATTGCTGAGGACTATCCGGTGGAGAAAAAAGAGTAGCGCTATCAGATTGCGCTGATTTTACAGATAAGGAGATACGATTTGCCAGAACTACCAGAAGTGCAAAGCATTGTTAACGATTTGGATAAGGTGCTGAAAGGCAAAGTGATAACTGCCATTGAGAGTTACAATCCCACTACTATGATAACCGATGCATCACTTATAGAAAATCCCTTTCCTGCCAAAGTTATGGCAATTAACCGACGCGGAAAATATATTATTTTACTGCTGGAAAAGGATAATGCCCTGATTATTCATTTACGGATGACGGGTAAATTGATTTACGCTGATAATACCTGTGCACCGTTAAAATACGAACGCACCAGAATAAAGCTGAAAAACGGGAAAGTTCTGCATTTTATAGATGTTCGCACTTTCGGAAAAATAGTCCTCTGCAACCAGGAACAAATAGATAACTATCTTCCCTCTTTAGGATTGGAACCTTTGGGCAAGGAATTTACTCTGACGGCGTTGAAAGAAAAGCTGCAAGGAAAAAAAGCACCAATTAAGATGGTTTTGCTTGACCAAAGTATCATCGCCGGATTGGGAAATATCTATGTTTGTGAAATTTTATATCGGACAGGAATAAATCCTATAACCCCGGCAGGAAAAATCAGCCGAAAAAGAATAGGGGAAATTATTCAACAGACAAAAAAAGTGCTTACGGAAGCAATTGCAAACGGGGGAACAAGTATTTCGGATTACCGCAGAATTGATGATAAACCAGGCAGCTTTCAAAACTTTCTAAGGGTTTACCAAAAGCAGTGCTGTCCTTTAGGGCACAAGATTACGCGTATCAAACAAGGCGGACGTTCTACATTCTACTGCCCAATATGCCAAAAATAAAAAATGCTTGACCTGATTCTCTGTTTAGAATATTATATATTTAGATGAGTGGGTATGTAGATGAACGATGAGGACATCGTTCTACCGGAGGGTTGACCTCCTGGTCAACCACTTCTTACGCTTGTTTCGTTACTGTAAAATAAGAGATAAAGAAAAAGCCCGGTTGCAAGGGGAACGATGAGGACATCGTTCCTCCGGAGGGTTGACCTCCTGGTCAACCAAGGAAAGTTAATATTTGAACGATGAGGACATCGTTCTACCGGAGGGTTGACCTCCTGGTCAACCACTTCTTACGCTTGTTTCGTTACTGTAAAATAAGAGATAAAGAAAAAGCCCGGTTGCCAGGGGAACGATGAGGACATCGTTCTTCCGAAAAGGGGAACGATGAGGACATCGTTCTTCCGAAAAGGGGAACGATGAGGACATCGTT from Candidatus Cloacimonas sp. encodes the following:
- the mutM gene encoding bifunctional DNA-formamidopyrimidine glycosylase/DNA-(apurinic or apyrimidinic site) lyase, whose protein sequence is MPELPEVQSIVNDLDKVLKGKVITAIESYNPTTMITDASLIENPFPAKVMAINRRGKYIILLLEKDNALIIHLRMTGKLIYADNTCAPLKYERTRIKLKNGKVLHFIDVRTFGKIVLCNQEQIDNYLPSLGLEPLGKEFTLTALKEKLQGKKAPIKMVLLDQSIIAGLGNIYVCEILYRTGINPITPAGKISRKRIGEIIQQTKKVLTEAIANGGTSISDYRRIDDKPGSFQNFLRVYQKQCCPLGHKITRIKQGGRSTFYCPICQK
- a CDS encoding transglutaminase domain-containing protein, which produces MKKAFVILVLLLTLTLLFALPAELSRTGNPELYKELSRKAKKNLELLPAEQKQQYKELLKQYPDILMNYLLAYESNSNLAAGNPEDVKSNYLAICALLNKKGLRYPVDFFLSYIAKQTVSDEPLTAYREQLLKDGLQNIINISNTDLEMFRSITLWCVSRIQFQQTSGRDQSPLDIVQNSLIGRCEEMQILLVSACRTIGLPARPAYTPWWAHRDNNHAWTEIYLDGKWHYTGDMDMAWFPDNAWFSDLVDKTALILADGTLTSRNDEVLLKGKYETLINSTANYTKERSRKVKIKVTDANNKPIPDANVIPMVFNWGSLRSLINLTTDKNGYLEFTTGRGSFYLSVYAQDGKALVLIPSNEEKTIEMTISINNNDFSGGWDTLEYPEVPGESKTQPAEYINAVNLEKQLWQEKQTAFENAARNTKITDDSLAINVALACRGNYASFWEFYQRNPNPDSKFLTFLLDGDPKLLWQATAEQLEALYENWIRLDEPETDEEKVMSLFSPVAYYEDLPKPILYKNGKAQLYPESFRYGYAHSREGVIKVLSKLKQKYNIKPQKALSGLPPLHILIQQKNLTATQYKIMAVYLLRANAYPTEFVRIPNLVSVFIDGDWQYVNVEKCAWEDISRDNQSKTFEFTLQIKDTQGNPIEVGEEQLTLCHYAEGIFYPLNENLRSLGSGKYNGVFPVSDVWLQFGYRVSDNQTKVFLQPLKPKAGDSLTRELIAEDYPVEKKE